The following are encoded together in the Pectobacterium punjabense genome:
- a CDS encoding NAD(P)/FAD-dependent oxidoreductase, which translates to MEQFDVVIIGAGAAGMFCAAQAGQRGLRVLLLDNGKKAGRKILMSGGGRCNFTNMYAEPAAYLSHNPHFCKSALARYTQWDFISLVNSHRIAYHEKTLGQLFCDDSAQQIVDMLVTECEQANVTLRLRSEVTSVAKSDDLFTIHLSNGTSFQSVSLVVACGGLSMPGLGATPFGYQLAAQFDLNVLPTRAALVPFTLHKPLLEQLQTLSGVSVPTVITAENGVTFRENILFTHRGLSGPAILQISSYWQAGEFVTINLLPGHNLAQLINDERSAHPNQSLKNTLAQWLPKRLVECLQTLGQLPDVTLKQLNSAQQLQIEQSLQQWRVQPNGTEGYRTAEVTIGGVDTRALSSKTMEANSVPGLYFIGEVVDVTGWLGGYNFQWAWSSAWACAQALPFSK; encoded by the coding sequence GTGGAACAGTTTGACGTTGTCATCATCGGTGCTGGTGCAGCAGGCATGTTTTGTGCCGCACAGGCGGGACAGCGTGGGCTGCGTGTTCTACTGCTCGATAACGGCAAGAAGGCGGGGCGTAAAATATTGATGTCCGGCGGCGGACGCTGCAACTTTACCAATATGTATGCGGAGCCGGCCGCGTATCTGTCCCACAATCCTCACTTCTGTAAATCGGCACTGGCGCGTTATACCCAATGGGATTTCATTAGTTTGGTCAACAGCCACCGCATCGCTTACCACGAGAAAACACTTGGCCAGCTATTTTGCGATGACTCCGCACAGCAAATTGTGGATATGCTGGTAACAGAATGCGAGCAGGCTAACGTCACCCTTCGTCTGCGCAGTGAAGTCACCTCAGTGGCGAAATCAGACGATCTGTTCACCATCCACCTCAGCAACGGTACATCATTCCAAAGCGTATCACTGGTCGTTGCCTGCGGCGGCTTGTCGATGCCCGGTCTAGGCGCAACGCCGTTCGGTTACCAGCTTGCCGCGCAGTTTGATCTTAACGTACTCCCAACCCGCGCCGCGCTAGTCCCCTTTACGCTGCACAAACCACTGCTCGAACAGTTGCAAACGCTCTCCGGCGTTTCTGTACCTACCGTCATCACCGCAGAAAATGGCGTGACGTTCCGTGAAAACATCCTGTTCACACATCGTGGGCTCTCTGGCCCCGCTATTTTGCAAATTTCCAGCTACTGGCAAGCGGGTGAATTCGTCACCATTAACTTACTACCCGGACACAATCTCGCCCAGCTCATCAATGATGAACGCAGTGCCCATCCAAACCAAAGCCTGAAAAATACGTTGGCACAGTGGCTACCTAAACGACTGGTTGAATGCCTGCAAACACTAGGACAACTGCCAGATGTAACGTTGAAACAGCTCAACAGCGCACAGCAGCTACAAATTGAACAAAGCCTGCAACAGTGGCGCGTACAGCCGAATGGTACGGAAGGCTACCGTACCGCAGAAGTGACCATCGGCGGTGTTGACACCCGCGCGCTGTCTTCCAAAACCATGGAAGCTAATTCAGTGCCAGGGCTGTATTTCATCGGTGAAGTGGTCGACGTAACT